One Gordonia zhaorongruii DNA segment encodes these proteins:
- the mfd gene encoding transcription-repair coupling factor, with amino-acid sequence MPGSLSGLTALALRDAAFEAVRERAGRSRLSITAPDAVRPFLVAGLASDAQAPILVVTANGREADDLTAELAEMLPERSTVAQFPSWETLPHERLSPSADTVGARLAVLHRLASPGDDPLRVVVTTVRSLVQPMAPGLGRLRTMTLSEGVEFEFEVLIEQLVEMAYERVDMVGRRGEFAVRGGILDVFPTTADFPVRVEFWGDEITDMRAFSVADQRTQPEVDASSVSIHPCRELVLTEQVRDRAAELAGTTSDEALREMLTKLAEGIPVEGMEALIPALVEGKMQLLSEVMPEGTRVLVLDPEKVRTRAVDLARTGEEFLEASWNAAALGADAPVDATAIDLTASAYRPVAEVEEATVGAGRSWWTLSPLETGSGDELVLDVHPGPAPHGDEKELSAFMSSLRAQLASGGRAALVAAGKGTAQRFVERLGEAEVPARLVAEGQEAPADAVAVYHGILRRGVVFSSAQLVVATEADITGARVVGVKDGRRLPAKRRNQVDPLALTAGDMVVHDQHGIGKFVEMIERTVSGARREYLVIEYAPGKRGQPGDRLFVPMESLDQLSRYVGGEQPSLSKLGGSDWANTKRKARKAVREIAGELVQLYAARHAAPGFAFGHDTPWQREMEDAFDYTETVDQMTVISEVKNDMERAVPMDRVIVGDVGYGKTEIAVRAAFKAVQDGKQVAVLVPTTILADQHLQTFRDRMGGFPVKVRGLSRFTSAAESKEAIAQMADGEVDIVIGTHRLLQTGIRWKDLGLVIVDEEQRFGVEHKEHIKALRTHVDVLTMSATPIPRTLEMSMAGIREMSTILTPPEERHPVLTYVGPYASKQVGAAIRRELLRDGQVFFVHNRVSTIDKVAKDIANMVPEAKVVVAHGQMGEDQLERTVDAFWNREYDVLVCTTIIETGMDISNANTLIVDRAENFGLSQLHQLRGRVGRSRERGYAYLLYSGEKPLTETAYDRLATIAQNNELGAGMAVALKDLELRGAGNVLGAQQSGHVAGVGFDLYVRLVGEAVEAYRAAADGTSVQTQETGEVRIDLPVDAHIPTEYVEADRLRLEAYRKLASATSDADVDEVLAELEDRYGPPPEETRRLSAIARLRLRCRERGVAEIGLAGQSVRISPMLLLDSQQIRLKRMYSSASYRATTHVVTLPIPRTAGMGSPRIRDTDLIDYLVTFLQAIVPVED; translated from the coding sequence GTGCCCGGCTCCCTGTCGGGCCTGACGGCTCTCGCGCTGCGTGACGCTGCATTCGAGGCGGTGCGCGAGCGAGCGGGCCGCTCACGTCTGAGTATCACCGCGCCCGATGCGGTGCGCCCGTTCCTGGTAGCGGGCCTGGCGAGCGATGCGCAGGCGCCGATCCTGGTGGTGACGGCGAACGGTCGTGAGGCCGACGACCTGACGGCCGAGCTTGCCGAGATGCTGCCGGAGCGTTCGACCGTCGCGCAGTTCCCGTCGTGGGAGACGCTCCCGCACGAGCGACTGTCGCCGAGCGCCGACACGGTCGGCGCTCGGTTGGCGGTGTTGCACCGTCTCGCGTCGCCGGGGGACGATCCGCTGCGCGTCGTGGTGACCACGGTGCGTTCGCTGGTGCAGCCGATGGCTCCGGGGCTCGGCCGGCTCCGGACCATGACGCTGAGCGAGGGCGTGGAGTTCGAGTTCGAGGTCTTGATCGAGCAACTCGTGGAGATGGCGTACGAGCGTGTCGACATGGTGGGCCGCCGCGGCGAGTTCGCGGTCCGCGGCGGCATCCTCGACGTGTTCCCGACGACCGCCGACTTCCCGGTGCGCGTGGAGTTCTGGGGCGATGAGATCACCGATATGCGCGCGTTCAGCGTCGCCGATCAGCGGACGCAGCCGGAGGTCGACGCGTCGAGCGTGTCGATTCACCCGTGTCGCGAGCTGGTGCTCACCGAGCAGGTGCGCGATCGAGCGGCCGAGTTGGCGGGCACCACCAGCGACGAGGCGCTGCGCGAGATGCTGACGAAGCTCGCCGAGGGCATTCCCGTCGAGGGCATGGAGGCGCTGATCCCCGCGTTGGTCGAGGGGAAGATGCAGTTGCTCAGCGAGGTGATGCCCGAGGGCACCCGCGTGCTGGTGCTCGATCCGGAGAAGGTCCGGACCCGCGCCGTCGACCTCGCGCGGACCGGCGAGGAGTTCCTGGAGGCGTCGTGGAACGCGGCGGCTCTCGGTGCCGATGCGCCGGTCGACGCCACGGCCATCGACCTCACCGCGAGCGCCTACCGTCCGGTCGCCGAGGTGGAGGAGGCCACCGTCGGTGCCGGCAGGTCGTGGTGGACGCTCAGTCCGCTCGAGACCGGCAGCGGCGACGAGCTCGTCCTCGACGTGCATCCGGGTCCGGCTCCGCACGGCGATGAGAAGGAGCTGTCGGCGTTCATGTCGTCGCTCCGTGCGCAGTTGGCGTCGGGTGGTCGTGCGGCGCTGGTCGCGGCGGGCAAGGGCACGGCGCAGCGGTTCGTCGAACGTCTCGGTGAGGCCGAGGTGCCCGCGCGGCTGGTCGCCGAGGGGCAGGAGGCGCCGGCCGATGCGGTCGCCGTCTATCACGGCATCCTCCGTCGCGGCGTGGTGTTCTCGTCGGCGCAGCTCGTGGTCGCGACTGAGGCCGACATCACAGGTGCGCGCGTCGTCGGAGTCAAGGACGGTCGTCGTCTGCCGGCGAAGCGACGCAACCAGGTGGATCCGCTCGCGCTGACGGCGGGCGACATGGTGGTCCACGACCAGCACGGCATCGGCAAGTTCGTGGAGATGATCGAGCGCACCGTGTCCGGCGCGCGTCGCGAGTACCTGGTCATCGAGTACGCGCCGGGTAAGCGCGGCCAGCCGGGGGACCGGTTGTTCGTGCCGATGGAGTCGCTCGACCAGTTGTCGCGCTACGTCGGCGGTGAGCAGCCGTCGCTGAGCAAGCTCGGCGGATCCGACTGGGCAAACACGAAACGTAAGGCGCGCAAGGCCGTTCGCGAGATCGCGGGTGAGCTGGTGCAGCTGTACGCGGCACGCCACGCGGCCCCCGGGTTCGCGTTCGGTCACGACACTCCGTGGCAGCGTGAGATGGAGGACGCCTTCGATTACACCGAGACCGTCGACCAGATGACGGTGATCTCCGAGGTCAAGAACGACATGGAGCGGGCGGTCCCGATGGACCGGGTCATCGTCGGCGACGTCGGCTACGGCAAGACCGAGATCGCGGTGCGCGCTGCGTTCAAGGCGGTGCAGGACGGCAAGCAGGTGGCGGTGCTGGTGCCGACCACGATCCTCGCCGATCAGCATCTGCAGACCTTCCGTGACCGCATGGGCGGATTCCCGGTGAAGGTGCGCGGACTCTCACGGTTCACCTCCGCCGCAGAATCGAAGGAGGCCATCGCGCAGATGGCCGACGGCGAGGTCGACATCGTGATCGGCACGCACCGGCTGCTCCAGACCGGTATCCGCTGGAAGGACCTCGGTCTGGTGATCGTGGACGAGGAGCAGCGGTTCGGCGTCGAGCACAAGGAGCACATCAAGGCGCTGCGCACACATGTCGACGTGCTGACCATGTCGGCGACGCCGATCCCGCGAACGCTCGAGATGTCGATGGCGGGCATCCGTGAGATGTCGACCATTCTGACTCCGCCTGAGGAACGACATCCCGTGCTCACCTATGTGGGCCCGTACGCGTCCAAGCAGGTGGGTGCCGCGATCCGCCGTGAGCTGCTGCGCGACGGCCAGGTGTTCTTCGTGCACAACCGGGTGTCGACGATCGACAAGGTGGCCAAGGACATCGCGAACATGGTGCCCGAGGCGAAGGTCGTCGTCGCGCACGGTCAGATGGGCGAGGACCAGCTGGAGCGCACGGTGGACGCGTTCTGGAACCGCGAGTACGACGTGCTGGTCTGCACGACGATCATCGAGACCGGCATGGACATCTCGAATGCGAACACACTGATCGTCGACCGCGCCGAGAACTTCGGGCTGTCGCAGCTTCACCAGCTGCGCGGGCGAGTGGGACGTTCCCGTGAGCGCGGCTACGCGTACCTGCTGTACAGCGGGGAGAAACCGCTGACGGAGACGGCGTACGACCGGCTGGCGACGATCGCGCAGAACAACGAGTTGGGCGCGGGCATGGCCGTTGCGCTCAAGGACCTGGAGTTGCGCGGTGCCGGAAACGTGCTCGGTGCGCAGCAGTCGGGTCACGTGGCGGGCGTCGGGTTCGATCTGTACGTGCGTCTGGTCGGCGAGGCCGTCGAAGCGTATCGCGCTGCGGCGGATGGGACTTCGGTGCAGACACAGGAGACGGGGGAGGTGCGGATCGACCTGCCGGTGGATGCGCACATCCCCACCGAGTACGTGGAGGCCGACCGGCTGCGTCTGGAGGCGTACCGGAAGCTGGCGTCGGCGACGAGCGACGCGGACGTGGACGAGGTACTCGCCGAGCTGGAGGACCGTTACGGTCCGCCGCCCGAGGAGACGCGGCGTCTGTCCGCGATCGCCAGGCTGCGACTGCGGTGCCGCGAGCGCGGGGTAGCCGAGATCGGTCTGGCCGGTCAGTCGGTCCGCATCTCACCGATGCTGCTGCTCGACAGCCAGCAGATCCGCCTGAAGCGCATGTACTCGTCGGCGTCGTACCGTGCCACGACCCACGTGGTGACCCTCCCGATCCCGCGCACCGCGGGGATGGGTTCGCCTCGTATCCGTGACACCGACCTCATCGACTACCTGGTGACCTTCCTCCAGGCGATCGTGCCGGTGGAGGATTGA
- a CDS encoding MazG family protein, which translates to MAVVLLDPSRPDLVPAGAVGLLAGTVAVTEEVHPNLLWQLPSYLLAGDDRGSHLDTILTSDTRHPAVRARLAAGEQVIEGQHVRGESLFRAIDLMDRLRRQGPWEQRQTHHSLRRYLLEEVYELLDAIDHGTSDDLRSELGDLLLQVLFHARIAEDNAYGAFNIDDVAQSFVDKVSGRTPGVLGGKHTDLDRQVNEWEEAKAAERAQGSVLDGIVTTQPALALTQKIFERLAGADFPVAAVSPSLYSVNVPFRKHASISVEDEQRRRAITLMEQVRAAEQAARTDGVWLRDENLWRKYLGMDYDNDFENDADTGEIPIIDDWIETGSDDDGDEIVIEYEDVSVDVDPIASDGEPAEVRGVRMRRDVPGMVVVEKWSAQGEE; encoded by the coding sequence ATGGCCGTCGTTCTGCTCGATCCATCGCGACCTGATCTGGTGCCCGCGGGTGCCGTCGGGCTGCTGGCGGGGACAGTCGCCGTCACCGAAGAGGTGCACCCGAACCTGTTGTGGCAGTTGCCGTCGTACCTCCTCGCAGGTGACGATCGAGGGTCGCACCTCGACACGATCCTCACGTCCGACACTCGCCATCCGGCGGTCCGCGCGCGGCTCGCAGCGGGAGAACAGGTCATTGAAGGTCAGCACGTCCGCGGCGAGTCGCTGTTTCGCGCCATCGATCTGATGGATCGCCTTCGTCGTCAGGGGCCGTGGGAGCAGCGACAGACGCACCATTCACTGCGTCGCTACTTGCTGGAGGAGGTGTACGAACTCCTCGACGCGATCGACCACGGCACCTCCGACGACCTGCGCTCCGAGTTGGGCGATCTCCTACTGCAGGTGCTCTTCCACGCTCGGATCGCGGAGGACAACGCGTACGGTGCGTTCAATATCGACGACGTCGCACAGAGCTTCGTCGACAAGGTCTCGGGACGGACTCCCGGCGTCCTCGGCGGTAAGCACACCGACTTGGACCGCCAGGTGAACGAGTGGGAGGAAGCGAAGGCCGCCGAACGTGCGCAGGGCAGCGTGCTCGACGGCATCGTCACCACCCAGCCGGCCCTTGCCCTGACGCAGAAGATCTTTGAGCGCCTCGCCGGCGCCGATTTTCCGGTCGCAGCCGTGAGTCCGTCGCTGTACTCGGTGAACGTGCCGTTCCGAAAGCACGCGTCGATCAGCGTCGAGGACGAGCAGCGCCGTCGCGCGATCACGCTGATGGAGCAGGTGCGCGCCGCCGAGCAGGCCGCACGCACCGACGGTGTGTGGCTGCGCGACGAGAACTTGTGGCGCAAGTACCTCGGCATGGATTACGACAACGACTTCGAGAACGACGCCGACACCGGCGAGATCCCGATTATCGACGACTGGATCGAGACGGGTTCCGATGACGATGGCGATGAGATCGTGATCGAGTACGAAGACGTGTCCGTCGATGTCGACCCCATCGCCTCTGATGGCGAGCCGGCCGAGGTCAGGGGCGTTCGGATGCGACGGGACGTGCCAGGGATGGTCGTCGTGGAGAAGTGGAGTGCGCAGGGCGAGGAGTAG
- a CDS encoding helix-turn-helix domain-containing protein, producing MDFKRYPAPAELDGLIDWFWSVRWDLPAGTRHRQPLIATPAVNVSVGTSPPPGDDPPPGPYPLGTQVNGVTTAVTVRSLSGSGWNVAAKTTTGGFGAWVDDVHALNDAHLPTAAVLPVDDGLALRVAGIAFGVGRMAPIAEELVRLLDARPRARIDRAREVSAVASAAENDRTIRTVDQLAKLGGVTSRTLQRMFDACAGVSPTWVIRRFRLIDAAEHVRDGRPPDWAALAADLGYSDQAHLTRDFTATLGTSPASYAAGNRGVGAPVAD from the coding sequence GTGGATTTCAAGCGTTATCCGGCGCCCGCTGAACTCGACGGCCTGATCGATTGGTTCTGGTCGGTGCGATGGGACCTTCCGGCCGGGACGCGACACCGGCAGCCGCTCATCGCCACCCCGGCCGTCAATGTGAGCGTCGGTACGTCGCCGCCCCCTGGTGACGATCCGCCGCCCGGGCCGTACCCGTTGGGCACGCAGGTGAACGGCGTGACCACCGCGGTGACGGTGCGGTCTTTGTCGGGGAGCGGATGGAATGTCGCAGCCAAGACGACCACCGGCGGTTTCGGTGCCTGGGTGGACGATGTGCACGCATTGAACGACGCGCACCTGCCGACGGCTGCGGTGCTGCCCGTCGATGATGGCCTCGCGTTGCGCGTCGCGGGCATCGCTTTCGGCGTTGGGAGAATGGCGCCGATCGCCGAGGAGTTGGTGCGGCTACTGGATGCTCGGCCACGTGCTCGCATCGACCGCGCCCGCGAGGTGTCGGCCGTCGCGTCGGCCGCCGAGAACGACCGCACGATCCGCACCGTCGACCAGTTGGCCAAGCTCGGCGGTGTCACGTCCCGCACCCTTCAGCGAATGTTCGATGCATGCGCCGGAGTCTCGCCGACGTGGGTGATCCGTCGCTTCCGCTTGATCGACGCCGCCGAGCACGTTCGCGACGGTCGACCGCCGGATTGGGCAGCGTTGGCCGCCGACCTCGGCTACTCCGATCAGGCGCACCTGACCCGCGACTTCACCGCGACGCTGGGAACGTCCCCGGCCTCCTACGCCGCCGGCAACCGCGGTGTCGGTGCCCCAGTCGCTGATTGA
- a CDS encoding TIGR03086 family metal-binding protein: protein MDTSAALLRVLDQLADLLDRTADTPPTAPTPCTDFDFQKLRQHVVGWLTAFTDGYTAEDHTCSDPDAVTVEGSGADQVRANAARLADALPDALAHSLKIGGAGMPGDMAASMILWEYQVHGWDLARAAGVEWAPAEDGVQASLEFAPAMLTPDFQGEGKTFGPRVEVTGDAAALDRLVGLSGRDPGWVAG from the coding sequence ATGGATACCTCAGCCGCTCTGCTTCGCGTCCTCGACCAACTCGCCGACCTCCTCGACCGGACTGCGGACACGCCGCCCACCGCGCCGACACCGTGCACCGATTTCGACTTTCAGAAGCTTCGCCAACACGTCGTCGGATGGCTCACCGCGTTCACCGACGGGTACACGGCCGAGGATCACACCTGCAGTGACCCGGACGCCGTCACCGTGGAAGGGTCCGGCGCCGACCAGGTGCGGGCCAATGCCGCCCGCCTCGCCGACGCCCTGCCCGACGCACTCGCCCATTCACTCAAGATCGGCGGGGCCGGCATGCCCGGCGACATGGCGGCGTCGATGATCCTGTGGGAGTACCAGGTTCACGGATGGGACCTGGCGCGCGCCGCCGGGGTGGAGTGGGCCCCCGCTGAGGACGGCGTGCAGGCGTCGCTCGAATTCGCGCCGGCGATGCTGACGCCCGACTTCCAAGGGGAAGGAAAGACGTTCGGGCCGCGGGTAGAGGTTACCGGCGATGCGGCGGCGTTGGACCGGCTCGTCGGGTTGTCGGGTCGGGACCCGGGTTGGGTTGCCGGGTGA
- a CDS encoding LysR family transcriptional regulator yields the protein MIDVSALQALRALADFGTMSRAAADLGFTASAISQKLKRLENEVGVQLISPAGRRVVLTPAGRALVETAPEVVQALERSMSAARSADAGVPRGRFRIVAFSTAVRGIVAPVLANLSGEFPDLRVEVVESDPDPAVYAVESGGADLALVHDADGVPTPVSAALRQSHVHTDIGDLAVASSHPLARRSGDIELNDLNSYRWVTSPPGTVCHQWFQRLFAVGDDDPDVVHSVDDFSTQMALVASGDVVALIPRLARATPPAGVELRTLKQAPRREVSAVWRRSGEDDPSLRAVLAELKAQTTRAADRLT from the coding sequence ATGATTGATGTGTCGGCGCTTCAGGCTCTCCGTGCTCTGGCGGATTTCGGCACCATGAGCAGGGCGGCGGCCGATCTCGGGTTCACCGCGTCAGCGATCTCGCAGAAGCTCAAGAGGCTCGAGAACGAGGTGGGAGTGCAACTCATCTCACCTGCGGGGCGTCGTGTGGTCCTGACCCCTGCCGGTCGTGCGCTGGTCGAGACCGCGCCCGAGGTGGTGCAGGCACTCGAACGGTCCATGTCGGCGGCGAGGTCGGCGGACGCCGGCGTGCCGCGCGGCCGGTTCCGGATCGTCGCCTTCTCCACGGCTGTCCGCGGCATCGTCGCACCGGTGCTGGCGAACCTGTCCGGCGAGTTCCCCGACTTGCGAGTGGAGGTAGTGGAGTCCGATCCGGACCCGGCCGTCTACGCGGTGGAATCCGGCGGCGCCGACTTGGCTCTGGTGCACGACGCCGACGGTGTACCGACTCCGGTATCGGCCGCCTTGCGTCAGTCCCACGTGCACACCGACATCGGCGATCTGGCCGTCGCATCGTCGCATCCGCTGGCACGGCGGTCGGGTGACATCGAGTTGAACGACCTGAACAGCTACCGGTGGGTGACGAGTCCGCCCGGAACCGTGTGTCATCAGTGGTTTCAACGGCTGTTCGCGGTCGGTGACGACGATCCCGATGTGGTGCATTCGGTGGATGACTTCAGCACGCAGATGGCGCTGGTCGCGTCGGGTGATGTGGTTGCACTGATTCCCCGCCTGGCACGTGCGACGCCGCCTGCCGGTGTCGAGCTCAGGACTCTGAAACAGGCGCCTCGGCGCGAGGTGTCGGCTGTGTGGCGGCGCAGTGGCGAGGACGATCCGTCGCTTCGAGCCGTCCTCGCCGAATTGAAAGCGCAAACGACCCGCGCCGCTGACCGGCTTACGTGA
- the dapA gene encoding 4-hydroxy-tetrahydrodipicolinate synthase: MTTTTAAARAFGTNLVAVPTPMNPDFTIDEPGFASMTSHLVSTRCDGIVVSGTTGESPTLSENELARLVAVAKYTAGDGAKVIAGVGTNDTLASVRRAQIAADAGADALLVVVPYYSRPTQAGIVTHCTTIADATDLPVMVYDVPHRTGMAFTPDSLIELAQHRRILAVKDAKGDLAEAMAVMTQSDLEYYCGNDGLNLPYLAAGATGIVSVVGAVRAADNAALLDAVAAHDLVNAREINRSLIGAAAALNGVAPAPVTTKVALRAAGVIEHVVVRPPLAPVTEDEVAQVVAATRSEVSA; this comes from the coding sequence ATGACCACGACAACGGCTGCAGCACGCGCGTTCGGCACCAACCTCGTCGCTGTACCGACCCCGATGAACCCGGATTTCACGATCGACGAACCGGGCTTCGCATCGATGACGAGCCATCTGGTGAGTACGCGATGCGACGGCATCGTCGTCTCGGGAACCACCGGAGAGTCCCCGACGCTGAGCGAGAACGAACTCGCCCGCCTCGTAGCGGTCGCCAAGTACACGGCCGGAGACGGCGCGAAGGTCATCGCCGGTGTCGGCACCAACGACACGCTGGCCAGCGTGCGCCGCGCCCAGATCGCGGCCGATGCCGGCGCCGACGCCCTCCTCGTGGTGGTCCCCTACTACTCGCGACCCACGCAGGCCGGAATCGTCACGCACTGCACGACCATCGCTGACGCGACCGACCTGCCCGTGATGGTGTACGACGTGCCGCACCGCACCGGCATGGCCTTCACCCCCGATTCGCTGATCGAACTCGCGCAGCACCGGCGCATCCTCGCGGTGAAAGACGCCAAGGGCGATCTCGCCGAAGCGATGGCCGTCATGACGCAGTCCGACCTCGAGTACTACTGCGGCAACGACGGACTCAACCTGCCGTACCTCGCGGCCGGCGCGACGGGCATCGTCAGCGTTGTCGGCGCTGTTCGCGCCGCGGACAACGCGGCGTTGCTCGATGCCGTCGCGGCGCACGACCTGGTGAACGCACGCGAGATCAACCGGTCGCTGATCGGTGCGGCCGCCGCACTGAACGGCGTGGCGCCTGCGCCCGTGACGACGAAGGTCGCGTTGCGAGCGGCCGGTGTCATCGAGCACGTCGTGGTGCGACCGCCGCTGGCGCCGGTCACCGAAGACGAGGTGGCGCAGGTCGTGGCTGCGACGCGGTCTGAAGTGAGCGCGTAG